One Butyricicoccus intestinisimiae genomic window carries:
- a CDS encoding non-ribosomal peptide synthetase has product MSESQTVVLRRGKPTPLSAIRFARDLLLREGAWQERTLICLSEPQDCVEMTYRELRENAEKAAANLQAMGIGCGDSVCVSVCNRASFLTAFWGVVLSGAEAIPIERTAFGRPKEEAARSRIASIQRIAQPKVMITDWLEQVGSVPILTSEQLTAQPAQAWNAQPLDDDHVMMILFTSGSTGQPKGVPITERMLRANLAGHAAAFPFTDEDIFLNWMPLDHSAAMVQAHLLPVYMQSAQIQISTNRILSEPAQWMQLASAYQVTISWAPNFAYELTDANIKPLRPLDLSRIRCLFSAGETVTRTACEHFVQQWAPFGLQDDVIHVGWGMTETAGYMLTSRGWKHNASVGSICSTGEPIAGVEVGVQYREDGYGELLVRGDTVAQTYVGGCDEMCCDADGWLHSGDEIFVQGDTFVIVGRQKDIFIRNGRNISCAEMEACVLQELSGDCAKVVCVVLPDTHSGRDKLAVFAVCDPQNQAACSEQLHRVLIAHFGCSYDVLIFVSPEQIPRTSVGKIRRKTLRQLLESGALTPYREPEMQPCANEFQEHKQHIEKMLALWQTVLHNTQLTEQDNFFFSGGSSAQIPRLLAMIADAFGRTIHATDILNAPTVVRLVKEVFAEQKEENQTDDVLEDIDILDI; this is encoded by the coding sequence ATGAGCGAGAGCCAGACCGTGGTGCTGCGACGAGGCAAACCGACACCGCTGAGTGCGATTCGCTTTGCCAGAGATCTGCTGCTGCGAGAGGGCGCGTGGCAGGAACGAACGCTGATTTGTTTGTCCGAACCACAGGATTGTGTTGAGATGACCTATCGTGAGCTGCGGGAAAACGCCGAAAAAGCGGCGGCAAATTTGCAGGCGATGGGCATTGGCTGCGGAGACAGTGTGTGTGTTTCCGTGTGCAACAGAGCGAGCTTTTTGACTGCCTTCTGGGGTGTCGTGCTCAGCGGCGCGGAGGCGATTCCCATTGAGCGCACGGCGTTCGGCAGACCGAAGGAGGAGGCAGCGCGGAGCAGAATTGCCAGTATCCAGCGCATCGCGCAGCCCAAGGTGATGATAACCGATTGGTTGGAGCAAGTAGGCAGTGTGCCGATCTTAACGTCGGAGCAGTTGACGGCGCAGCCTGCGCAGGCATGGAACGCGCAGCCGCTGGACGACGATCATGTGATGATGATTCTGTTTACCTCCGGCAGCACGGGACAGCCAAAGGGTGTTCCGATTACCGAGCGAATGCTGCGGGCAAACCTTGCCGGACATGCGGCCGCGTTTCCGTTCACGGATGAAGATATTTTCCTGAATTGGATGCCGCTCGATCACTCTGCTGCTATGGTGCAGGCGCATTTGCTGCCGGTATATATGCAGAGTGCGCAAATTCAGATTTCCACGAACAGAATTCTTTCCGAACCGGCGCAGTGGATGCAGCTGGCAAGTGCATATCAGGTGACGATCAGTTGGGCGCCGAATTTTGCTTACGAATTAACTGACGCTAACATTAAACCGCTGCGTCCTCTCGATCTCTCTCGCATTCGCTGCCTGTTCAGCGCAGGCGAGACCGTGACGAGGACGGCGTGCGAGCACTTTGTCCAGCAGTGGGCGCCGTTTGGTCTGCAAGATGATGTGATTCACGTCGGCTGGGGCATGACCGAGACCGCAGGATATATGCTGACCTCACGGGGATGGAAACATAACGCGTCTGTCGGCAGCATCTGCTCGACCGGTGAACCGATTGCAGGCGTTGAAGTCGGCGTGCAGTATCGGGAAGATGGATATGGAGAACTGCTGGTGCGCGGCGACACGGTTGCACAAACCTATGTCGGCGGATGCGATGAGATGTGCTGTGACGCGGATGGATGGCTGCACTCCGGTGACGAGATTTTTGTGCAGGGTGACACGTTTGTCATTGTGGGACGGCAAAAGGATATTTTTATCCGAAACGGACGCAATATTTCCTGCGCAGAGATGGAAGCGTGCGTCTTACAAGAGCTGTCAGGCGATTGTGCGAAGGTCGTTTGCGTGGTGCTGCCGGATACGCACAGCGGAAGAGATAAACTGGCGGTCTTTGCCGTTTGCGATCCACAAAATCAGGCGGCGTGCAGCGAGCAGCTGCACCGGGTACTGATTGCGCATTTCGGATGCAGCTATGATGTCCTGATATTCGTCTCGCCGGAGCAAATCCCACGGACGAGCGTCGGCAAAATCCGGCGCAAGACGCTGCGGCAGCTGCTGGAGAGCGGTGCGCTGACCCCGTACCGCGAACCGGAGATGCAGCCGTGCGCAAACGAGTTCCAAGAGCACAAGCAACACATAGAAAAAATGCTTGCGCTGTGGCAGACGGTTCTTCACAACACGCAGCTGACAGAGCAGGATAATTTCTTTTTTTCCGGCGGCTCATCGGCGCAGATTCCGCGCCTGCTCGCCATGATTGCAGATGCCTTCGGGCGCACCATTCACGCGACGGATATCTTGAATGCGCCGACGGTTGTGCGCTTGGTGAAAGAAGTATTTGCAGAACAAAAGGAAGAAAACCAGACCGACGATGTGTTGGAGGATATAGATATTTTGGACATCTAA
- a CDS encoding non-ribosomal peptide synthetase has translation MKMFCLVHAGGFAMRYDAMADMMAKKSNDGITLIPLEYAGRGKKYGQPFYSTFDELMHSMSEEIAGMLGPSEPYCLFGHSMGAYAAIETAYQMQKVHHNAPVMTILSGAASPYVAAKQEVGMSNEEMIAYLRDIGGTEENVLKNRIFETELLPILQADLDTLRTYRFAHEGELLPSYLVATYGQEDPAYRIGQVEDWKTVVGKDVVMQTFPGDHFYFEKDLDSYTNFLCEQYRKALAAYAEKTGGYPLTDIQRSYLLGRNAAFSSGGISTHVYFEFQNHVDIHRYETALNKAIRRHPMLHTVIYPGGYQRELNPIPSYQIPTYNMSGASEQEKKALILQRRQELSHKIFAVGTWPMFAVEAIRLSETETYLFYSFDLMIADGSSLRLLLRECMEYYRNPEATEDALPMSFRDYVLKSEVKKSKKKYTGDRQYWEQRLERIAPPPDLPYAATDSDKPQFERLTWNMSKSCWEHLQAQFGKRQITASNFFLTAYAAVLGHYAPGKDFCLNVTLTNRTSFAGKLLRTLGDFTSLLLLEIPAGKENESFWDKAQQVQAQFLKDYQHRAFDGVLVEQEIGRVRGEQALYPVVFTSMIGMRYTEDFDQYLGTVQYSVSQTPQVYLDFQLMETEDGLMLTWDYLVHKFDRRQITEMFAMFRALVEQLAEGEQEVPYLRPVSEALMQQIARYNATQADLPVKPMHVLFRQAAARFPDRPAVTDETGTLTYVQLDRMSDALAAALQRDGVKKGTLVAVEGWRRKETVVQLMAVLKAGAAYVPIDPSYPQERKDDIVRQGNITHYLREWKPAESTAAREPVELDGSEMAYIIFTSGSTGNPKGVVITHHEASNTLLSINRRFGVDETDKVLGISSMCFDLSVYDIFGTLAAGAELVMVPDLHDILHMAQLVQRHHITLWNSVPAIMQLLMDVTGGKNLASLRTILLSGDWISPTLAREIREKLPHAALYSLGGATEGAIWSIYYPVHTVGEHSRIPYGYPLDNQQCYVLDANGRICPWNVIGEIVIGGDGVAEGYLNQPEITARQFKQHPTLGRIYHTGDFGRYCPEGWIEILGRMDGQVKVNGFRIEKGEIESVLGQLPFVKQAVAEPVELRGRKQLAAFIVGEHELREDEWKQLRQEAKNRLTAYMVPTFYVPVDDIPLTANGKIDRKQLQTLFLAYNVQSKTQPETEMQKTVFALFQKNLGYDDFGMDDSFLQIGMDSVSILKITSDLSKTFGMDVSFERVMNCTNIKTLAEMIEDMGGTCSENLLGTDAKAV, from the coding sequence ATGAAGATGTTTTGTTTGGTGCACGCGGGTGGATTTGCCATGCGGTACGACGCGATGGCAGATATGATGGCGAAAAAGTCGAATGACGGCATCACCTTGATTCCGCTGGAATATGCCGGACGAGGAAAAAAATATGGGCAGCCGTTTTATTCGACGTTTGACGAGCTGATGCACAGCATGAGCGAGGAGATTGCCGGTATGCTCGGCCCGTCGGAACCGTATTGCTTGTTCGGACACAGCATGGGTGCGTATGCGGCGATTGAGACGGCATATCAGATGCAGAAAGTGCATCACAATGCCCCTGTGATGACGATACTCTCCGGCGCGGCCTCTCCGTATGTGGCGGCCAAGCAGGAAGTGGGCATGTCAAACGAAGAGATGATCGCTTATCTGCGTGACATCGGCGGCACGGAGGAAAATGTGCTGAAAAACCGCATTTTTGAGACCGAACTGCTGCCAATTTTACAGGCGGATTTGGATACGCTGCGGACCTATCGGTTTGCCCATGAGGGGGAACTGCTTCCGTCTTATCTCGTGGCAACGTATGGACAAGAGGATCCCGCGTACCGGATCGGACAGGTGGAGGACTGGAAAACGGTGGTCGGCAAAGACGTCGTGATGCAGACTTTCCCAGGTGATCACTTCTATTTTGAAAAGGATTTGGATTCGTATACGAACTTTCTGTGTGAGCAGTATCGAAAGGCACTGGCGGCGTATGCGGAAAAGACCGGTGGGTATCCGCTGACGGATATTCAGCGGAGCTATTTGCTTGGACGCAATGCGGCATTTTCCTCCGGCGGCATATCGACGCATGTCTATTTTGAATTTCAAAATCACGTGGATATTCATCGCTATGAGACGGCGCTCAATAAGGCGATTCGCCGCCATCCGATGCTGCACACGGTCATTTATCCGGGCGGCTATCAGCGCGAGCTGAATCCGATTCCGTCCTATCAGATCCCAACATATAATATGTCGGGTGCATCAGAACAGGAAAAGAAGGCTCTGATTTTACAGCGGCGGCAGGAGCTGTCGCATAAAATCTTTGCGGTTGGCACGTGGCCGATGTTCGCGGTGGAGGCCATTCGGTTGTCGGAGACAGAGACCTATCTGTTTTACAGCTTTGACCTGATGATTGCGGACGGCAGCAGCCTGCGCCTGTTGCTGCGCGAATGCATGGAATATTACCGCAATCCAGAGGCGACAGAGGACGCGCTGCCGATGTCGTTTCGAGACTATGTCCTCAAATCCGAGGTCAAAAAGAGCAAGAAAAAATACACTGGTGATCGGCAGTACTGGGAACAGCGATTAGAGCGTATCGCGCCGCCGCCGGATCTGCCGTATGCTGCAACGGACAGCGACAAGCCGCAGTTTGAGCGTCTGACATGGAACATGAGCAAAAGCTGCTGGGAACACTTACAGGCGCAGTTTGGTAAGCGGCAGATTACGGCATCGAATTTCTTCCTCACGGCCTATGCCGCTGTGCTGGGGCATTACGCACCGGGAAAAGACTTTTGTTTGAATGTCACACTGACCAATCGAACCAGCTTTGCCGGAAAGCTGCTGCGGACGCTGGGCGACTTCACCTCGCTGCTGCTGCTGGAAATTCCGGCAGGAAAAGAAAATGAGAGCTTTTGGGATAAGGCACAGCAGGTGCAGGCACAATTTCTCAAAGACTATCAGCATCGCGCGTTTGACGGTGTGCTGGTGGAGCAGGAAATTGGCCGCGTTCGCGGAGAGCAGGCACTGTATCCGGTTGTGTTTACCAGCATGATTGGCATGCGGTACACGGAGGATTTTGACCAATATCTCGGCACGGTACAATACAGCGTCAGCCAGACGCCGCAAGTCTATCTGGACTTCCAGCTGATGGAGACAGAGGACGGACTGATGTTGACGTGGGACTATCTGGTACACAAATTTGACCGCAGACAGATTACCGAAATGTTTGCGATGTTCCGCGCGCTGGTGGAGCAGCTCGCAGAGGGAGAACAGGAAGTCCCGTATCTGCGTCCGGTGAGTGAAGCGCTGATGCAGCAGATTGCGCGTTACAATGCGACACAGGCGGACCTGCCGGTAAAGCCGATGCATGTGCTGTTTCGGCAGGCCGCCGCGCGCTTCCCAGACCGTCCGGCGGTGACGGACGAAACCGGAACGCTGACCTATGTGCAGCTGGATCGGATGTCGGATGCGCTGGCGGCGGCATTGCAGCGGGACGGCGTGAAAAAAGGAACGTTGGTTGCGGTGGAAGGCTGGCGCAGAAAAGAAACGGTTGTTCAGTTGATGGCGGTGCTCAAAGCGGGCGCGGCCTATGTCCCGATTGATCCGTCCTACCCGCAGGAGCGCAAGGACGACATTGTGAGACAGGGAAATATCACCCACTATCTGCGCGAATGGAAACCGGCAGAGAGCACAGCTGCACGGGAGCCGGTGGAGCTGGACGGATCGGAGATGGCGTACATCATCTTTACCTCCGGCAGCACAGGAAATCCGAAAGGCGTCGTCATTACACACCATGAGGCATCCAATACGCTGTTGAGCATCAACCGGCGGTTTGGCGTCGATGAGACGGACAAGGTGCTCGGCATCTCCTCGATGTGCTTTGATCTGTCGGTATATGACATCTTTGGTACGCTGGCGGCAGGCGCAGAGCTGGTCATGGTTCCAGATCTGCACGACATCCTGCACATGGCACAGCTCGTGCAGCGGCATCACATCACGCTGTGGAACTCGGTTCCGGCGATCATGCAGCTGCTCATGGATGTCACGGGCGGAAAAAATCTCGCATCGCTGCGCACGATACTGCTGAGCGGCGACTGGATTTCTCCGACATTGGCGCGAGAAATTCGGGAAAAACTGCCGCACGCGGCGTTGTACAGTCTGGGCGGCGCTACAGAAGGCGCGATTTGGTCGATTTATTATCCTGTGCACACCGTGGGAGAGCACAGCCGCATTCCGTATGGATACCCGCTGGATAACCAGCAGTGCTATGTGCTGGATGCCAACGGCCGCATTTGCCCGTGGAATGTCATCGGCGAAATTGTCATTGGCGGTGACGGCGTGGCAGAGGGGTATCTGAACCAGCCGGAAATCACGGCGCGGCAGTTTAAGCAGCATCCGACGCTCGGACGCATCTACCACACCGGAGATTTCGGACGGTACTGCCCGGAGGGCTGGATTGAAATTCTGGGGCGCATGGATGGACAGGTCAAGGTCAATGGCTTCCGCATTGAAAAGGGCGAAATCGAAAGCGTTCTGGGACAGCTGCCGTTTGTCAAGCAGGCGGTCGCGGAGCCGGTAGAGCTGCGCGGGCGCAAACAGCTGGCGGCGTTCATTGTCGGAGAGCATGAGCTAAGAGAGGACGAGTGGAAGCAGCTGCGGCAGGAGGCCAAGAACCGGCTGACGGCATATATGGTGCCGACGTTCTATGTGCCGGTGGATGATATTCCGCTGACGGCAAACGGAAAAATAGACCGAAAACAGCTGCAGACCCTCTTTTTGGCGTACAATGTGCAGTCCAAAACACAGCCGGAGACCGAGATGCAGAAAACCGTGTTTGCCCTGTTCCAAAAGAATCTTGGCTACGATGATTTCGGCATGGATGACAGCTTTTTGCAGATCGGCATGGATTCCGTATCTATTTTAAAAATCACCTCGGATCTGAGCAAAACCTTTGGCATGGATGTCAGCTTTGAGCGCGTGATGAACTGCACCAATATCAAGACGCTGGCAGAGATGATCGAGGACATGGGAGGAACTTGCAGTGAAAACCTTTTGGGAACTGACGCGAAAGCAGTATGA
- a CDS encoding class I adenylate-forming enzyme family protein — translation MKTFWELTRKQYENEGEHPKYLVRDAVGNTYLAKTRREIIEKAVQVARWLKNDRVKHVGVYLDSSTDWISAYLGIVISGNVAVLLDRRLPQETIVSYVKRADVTCVVYDTMQETLTCALYEQGCQVVSLAQAVQDQSTEDILGYEGAAQSDALCTMVFTSGTTGQAKCVMLSQTNIVSNIVDTISICDYTADQSFLSVLPVAHAFGMTQCTLAPFFNGGDMLIATSHLDLLKNMQRYQPTFTVLIPMMLEFLYQRLRGMQKRFPQLSKREAAEKLFGHNLRYIGVGGAASNADTVRAMLDYGITVRPGYGMTENAPMATVNLLQNPAQAASIGEPMQHTQIKLVDGEIWIHSPSVMLGYYKDADATAEMLSDRWLKTGDLGRFDEKGALYLTGRKKNLIVLSSGENISPEYIEQLLRESESVREVCVSEKNDHILAEIYPTDAVLEKDAAGREAAVLEAVNQTNQRLPFYSRVMDITVRTKEFPKNIYGKIVRAYGLF, via the coding sequence GTGAAAACCTTTTGGGAACTGACGCGAAAGCAGTATGAGAACGAGGGCGAACACCCGAAATACCTGGTGCGAGATGCCGTTGGCAATACCTATCTCGCCAAAACCAGACGGGAGATTATCGAAAAAGCGGTGCAGGTTGCACGATGGCTGAAAAACGACCGCGTTAAGCACGTGGGCGTGTACTTGGATTCCTCTACGGACTGGATTTCCGCGTACTTGGGAATCGTGATTTCGGGCAATGTAGCGGTTTTGTTGGATAGGCGGCTGCCGCAGGAAACGATTGTCAGCTATGTCAAGCGGGCGGACGTCACGTGCGTGGTATATGATACCATGCAGGAGACGCTGACTTGTGCGCTGTACGAGCAGGGCTGCCAGGTGGTTTCGCTGGCACAGGCCGTACAAGACCAATCGACCGAAGATATACTCGGATATGAGGGCGCGGCACAGTCGGATGCGCTGTGCACGATGGTATTTACATCAGGCACGACGGGGCAGGCGAAATGCGTGATGCTCAGTCAGACCAATATTGTCAGCAATATTGTGGACACGATTTCCATTTGTGACTATACAGCGGATCAGAGCTTTCTGAGTGTTCTGCCGGTGGCGCACGCCTTTGGCATGACCCAGTGCACACTCGCCCCGTTTTTCAATGGCGGAGATATGCTGATTGCGACGTCGCATTTGGACTTGCTCAAAAATATGCAGCGCTATCAGCCGACCTTTACGGTATTGATTCCGATGATGCTGGAATTTTTGTATCAGCGGCTGCGCGGGATGCAAAAGCGGTTCCCGCAGCTGTCCAAACGAGAGGCGGCGGAAAAGCTGTTCGGGCACAACCTGCGGTATATTGGCGTCGGCGGTGCGGCGTCCAACGCGGACACGGTGCGCGCTATGCTGGACTATGGCATTACGGTACGGCCGGGCTACGGCATGACGGAAAATGCACCGATGGCTACGGTGAATTTGCTGCAGAATCCGGCGCAGGCCGCGTCGATCGGCGAGCCGATGCAGCATACACAGATCAAACTGGTGGACGGTGAGATATGGATTCACTCTCCCTCCGTCATGCTTGGCTATTACAAAGATGCGGATGCGACGGCAGAAATGCTTTCTGATCGCTGGCTAAAAACCGGAGATCTGGGGCGGTTCGATGAAAAAGGCGCGCTGTATTTGACCGGACGAAAAAAGAATTTGATTGTGCTGAGCAGCGGAGAAAATATTTCTCCGGAGTACATCGAGCAGCTGCTCAGAGAAAGCGAGAGTGTCCGCGAGGTGTGCGTGTCGGAAAAAAACGACCATATTCTCGCGGAGATTTATCCGACGGATGCCGTGCTGGAAAAAGATGCGGCAGGGCGCGAGGCGGCCGTGCTGGAGGCGGTCAATCAGACCAACCAAAGGCTGCCGTTTTATTCCCGTGTCATGGACATCACGGTGCGGACGAAGGAGTTTCCCAAAAATATCTACGGTAAAATTGTAAGAGCCTACGGGCTGTTTTAG
- a CDS encoding acyl carrier protein gives MSDLEIEIRDIVADVLDIEEPEELDASTEFFSIGGNSLTAMMVVEAIQNQYSIDFDFSGMIRHTTIGDMSKLVAEKLHEQQENVAVGTCRKEE, from the coding sequence ATGAGTGATTTGGAAATCGAAATCAGAGACATTGTGGCGGACGTCCTGGATATCGAGGAGCCGGAGGAGCTGGATGCGTCCACCGAGTTCTTCAGCATCGGCGGCAATTCGCTGACCGCCATGATGGTAGTTGAGGCGATTCAGAACCAATACAGCATCGACTTTGATTTCTCCGGCATGATTCGGCATACCACGATTGGCGATATGAGCAAGCTGGTTGCGGAAAAGCTGCACGAACAACAGGAAAACGTTGCCGTCGGCACATGCCGCAAGGAGGAATAA
- a CDS encoding ABC transporter ATP-binding protein, whose product MKQKKLSIYTFIGSRKQGFILSVILSLLGVAAEMVPYFVGVRVICMMYEGQNDLHAYVLPLGIAVAAYIARALLTTLSTWASHKATFDVLYEIRCALIEKMKRVPLGYIQETPTGTLKNTIVDNVDGLEQYLAHYIPELTANLLVPLVLLVYLFIVSWQMTLIMFLTLPAVVLCCVGMMRGFDEKCRKFYAAKDAVNDAVIEYVNGIEVIKAFNRSADSYAKYSNAVYNNAKFGYEWQKGAQGFLSGAICILHSTMLTILPMGYYFWHKDSISVEVLLTFIILAIGLMTPMIKAMFMFETTTKMEAEFDKIAAVLEAPELVRPETSAPLTSHEVVLKNVSFRYQNAEDSAMILKGINLTMKPNKVTALVGPSGSGKSTIAKLIAGFWDVNAGEISIGGVPLRQLSQENLNQSIAYVSQDSFLFNDTVMENIRIGRKGATDEDVKNAAKACGCHAFIEQLEHGYQTMVGDKGGHLSGGERQRITIVRAMLKNAPIVILDEATSFTDPENEAVLQRSISRLVAGKTLIIIAHRLSTIADADQIALIHDGQVEACGTHARLYQESALYRHMWDSHVGVRSEEMEE is encoded by the coding sequence GTGAAACAGAAAAAACTGTCTATCTATACCTTTATCGGGTCGCGAAAGCAGGGCTTTATCCTGTCCGTCATTCTGTCGCTGTTGGGCGTTGCCGCGGAAATGGTTCCGTACTTTGTCGGCGTTCGGGTCATCTGCATGATGTATGAGGGGCAGAACGATCTGCATGCATATGTGCTGCCGCTTGGCATTGCCGTGGCGGCGTATATCGCACGTGCGCTTCTCACAACGCTTTCGACATGGGCATCGCATAAGGCGACATTTGACGTACTCTATGAAATTCGCTGTGCGCTCATCGAAAAGATGAAGCGGGTGCCGCTGGGATATATTCAGGAAACGCCGACTGGCACTCTGAAAAATACCATTGTTGACAATGTAGACGGCTTGGAGCAGTATCTTGCCCATTATATTCCGGAGCTGACCGCCAATCTGCTGGTTCCGCTGGTGCTGCTCGTGTATCTGTTTATCGTCAGCTGGCAGATGACGCTGATTATGTTCCTGACGCTTCCGGCGGTTGTGCTGTGCTGTGTCGGCATGATGCGCGGCTTTGACGAAAAGTGCCGCAAGTTCTATGCGGCAAAAGATGCCGTAAACGATGCAGTCATCGAGTATGTCAATGGCATCGAGGTCATCAAAGCGTTCAACCGTTCGGCGGACTCCTATGCCAAGTATTCCAACGCCGTGTACAATAACGCCAAATTTGGCTATGAGTGGCAAAAGGGCGCACAGGGATTTTTGTCCGGTGCCATTTGCATTTTGCACTCTACCATGCTGACCATTCTGCCGATGGGCTATTACTTCTGGCACAAGGACAGCATTTCGGTAGAAGTACTGCTGACGTTTATCATTTTGGCGATTGGCCTCATGACACCGATGATTAAAGCGATGTTTATGTTCGAGACAACAACCAAGATGGAGGCGGAGTTTGACAAGATCGCGGCTGTACTGGAGGCACCGGAGCTGGTTCGCCCGGAGACGAGCGCACCGCTCACGAGCCATGAAGTCGTGCTGAAAAACGTCAGCTTCCGCTATCAGAATGCGGAGGACAGCGCGATGATCCTCAAGGGCATCAATCTGACCATGAAGCCGAACAAAGTGACGGCACTGGTTGGCCCGTCGGGCAGCGGTAAATCCACGATTGCAAAATTGATTGCCGGATTCTGGGATGTCAATGCCGGAGAAATCTCTATTGGTGGTGTACCGCTGCGGCAGCTGTCACAGGAAAATCTCAACCAAAGCATTGCCTATGTCTCGCAGGACAGCTTTCTGTTTAATGATACGGTCATGGAAAATATCCGCATTGGCAGAAAGGGTGCGACGGATGAGGATGTAAAAAATGCGGCAAAGGCATGCGGCTGTCATGCATTTATCGAACAGCTGGAGCACGGCTATCAGACGATGGTCGGTGACAAGGGCGGCCATCTGTCCGGCGGTGAGCGGCAGAGAATCACCATTGTGCGCGCCATGCTGAAAAATGCGCCGATTGTCATTTTGGATGAAGCGACGTCGTTCACGGACCCAGAAAATGAAGCGGTATTGCAGCGGTCGATTTCTCGTCTGGTTGCGGGCAAGACCTTGATTATCATTGCGCACCGGTTGTCTACCATCGCGGATGCGGATCAGATTGCCTTAATTCACGACGGACAGGTGGAGGCGTGCGGCACGCATGCCCGACTGTATCAGGAAAGTGCGCTGTACCGGCACATGTGGGATTCCCATGTCGGTGTGCGCAGCGAGGAGATGGAGGAATAA
- a CDS encoding ABC transporter ATP-binding protein, whose protein sequence is MIDILKKLYCLSEKEQPYIRKSVVYGLLYSAFELLQFLAVYLVLRAVATHAEGNIPMQAFGVMLISIAGCIVMHAQSNIKQMRAGLYMAADKRIDIGNKLRHAAMGYFNDSSLGKITAAVSSKLYMIENTVPSILSNVLQGILYTAVLLVGFLCFQWKIGLIMVISAVLYCVIVQGMFRATQNEAPRKQQAVTKLIEGVLEYIQGIVIIRSFQDDNNRAEVRMKQVLNESRAAETSYEKKVMPYTVISQIILKCGSVLAMYAAVVMGLNGQIAVEKSALAVIWLFVIFNQLQLAGSMIAILQNVDTALGEIEESGNPPQLENGGETFIGKNCDITVNNICFSYEKKNVIDHVSLTIPQKTSTAIVGYSGSGKTTLCNLICRFWDVDSGSISIGGKDIRQYNTDQMLENISVVFQNVYLFNDTIANNIRFGKPDATDKEMIDAAKRACCHDFIMQLPDQYNTVIGENGAALSGGEKQRISIARAMIKDAPIVILDEATSNIDPENEQLIQHAMEELTRDKTIIMIAHRLKTVRNADQIIVMNQGRIAQRGTHEQLMKQGGIYASLINVRTEALGWKLS, encoded by the coding sequence ATGATAGACATTCTAAAAAAGCTATACTGCCTGTCAGAGAAAGAACAGCCGTATATTAGAAAGTCGGTCGTGTACGGCTTGCTGTATTCCGCCTTTGAGCTGCTTCAGTTTTTGGCGGTATATCTGGTTCTGCGTGCGGTAGCGACTCATGCAGAGGGAAATATTCCGATGCAGGCATTTGGGGTCATGCTGATTAGCATCGCCGGTTGTATTGTCATGCACGCGCAGTCTAACATCAAGCAGATGCGCGCCGGCCTATACATGGCGGCGGACAAGCGCATTGACATTGGCAACAAGCTGCGCCATGCGGCGATGGGATATTTTAACGACAGCAGCCTAGGCAAAATTACCGCGGCGGTATCCTCGAAGCTGTATATGATCGAGAACACCGTGCCGTCTATTTTGAGCAATGTCCTGCAGGGCATTTTGTACACAGCGGTCCTTCTCGTCGGATTCTTGTGCTTTCAGTGGAAAATCGGTCTGATTATGGTGATTTCTGCCGTGCTTTACTGTGTCATTGTGCAGGGCATGTTCCGCGCGACGCAAAACGAAGCCCCGCGCAAGCAGCAGGCTGTGACCAAGCTCATTGAGGGCGTATTGGAATACATTCAGGGCATTGTCATCATTCGCTCGTTTCAGGACGACAATAATCGCGCCGAAGTGCGTATGAAGCAGGTACTCAATGAAAGCCGCGCGGCAGAGACATCGTATGAGAAAAAGGTCATGCCGTACACGGTCATTTCACAGATTATTTTGAAGTGCGGCTCGGTGCTGGCGATGTATGCGGCGGTGGTGATGGGTCTCAATGGACAAATTGCTGTCGAAAAATCTGCTTTGGCAGTCATTTGGCTGTTTGTCATCTTCAACCAGCTCCAGCTGGCAGGCAGCATGATTGCAATTTTGCAGAATGTAGACACGGCACTGGGTGAAATTGAGGAGAGCGGAAATCCGCCGCAGCTGGAAAACGGCGGCGAGACGTTCATCGGTAAAAACTGCGACATTACAGTGAACAATATTTGTTTCTCCTATGAGAAGAAAAATGTGATTGACCATGTATCGCTGACCATTCCGCAAAAGACCTCGACGGCGATTGTCGGATATTCCGGCAGCGGCAAAACTACCCTGTGCAATTTGATTTGCCGATTCTGGGATGTGGACAGCGGTTCGATTTCCATCGGCGGCAAGGATATTCGTCAATATAATACCGATCAGATGCTGGAAAACATCAGTGTTGTGTTCCAGAACGTCTATTTGTTCAACGACACGATTGCCAATAACATTCGCTTTGGAAAGCCGGATGCGACGGACAAGGAAATGATTGACGCAGCAAAGCGTGCGTGCTGCCATGATTTTATCATGCAGCTGCCGGATCAGTACAACACGGTCATCGGAGAGAACGGTGCGGCGTTGTCCGGCGGCGAAAAGCAGCGCATTTCCATTGCGCGCGCGATGATTAAGGATGCGCCGATTGTTATTCTGGATGAAGCGACCTCCAACATTGATCCGGAAAATGAACAGCTGATTCAACATGCGATGGAAGAGCTGACGAGAGACAAGACCATTATTATGATTGCCCATCGGCTCAAAACCGTGCGCAATGCAGACCAGATCATTGTAATGAATCAGGGACGCATTGCCCAGCGCGGCACGCATGAGCAGCTTATGAAGCAAGGCGGCATCTATGCTTCGCTCATCAACGTCCGCACAGAGGCGCTGGGGTGGAAGCTGTCCTGA